From Flavobacterium arcticum, the proteins below share one genomic window:
- a CDS encoding putative quinol monooxygenase has product MFVRIVKMSFHEDKVDAFLDNFHEVKQHIRNYPGNRFLELYRDKDNPSVFFTYSYWENESDLENYRKSELFNEVWAFTKQLFNDKPQAWSVDKLVMLE; this is encoded by the coding sequence ATGTTTGTAAGAATTGTAAAAATGAGTTTTCACGAAGATAAAGTTGATGCTTTTCTAGATAATTTTCATGAAGTAAAGCAGCATATACGAAACTATCCTGGAAATCGTTTTTTAGAATTGTACAGAGATAAAGATAACCCGTCGGTATTTTTTACCTATAGTTATTGGGAAAACGAAAGCGACTTGGAAAACTACCGTAAATCGGAACTTTTTAACGAAGTTTGGGCGTTTACTAAACAACTATTTAATGATAAGCCACAGGCTTGGAGTGTAGATAAACTGGTAATGCTAGAATAA
- a CDS encoding PhoH family protein, which yields MNERIIELTDIAPKDFWGAQDAHLETIKKYYPKLKIVARGTTLKAFGEKEILDEFEKRFKRLMLHFSRYNNIDDNVIERVIQSDHTVEHMSPSDNILVHGLGGKLIKAMTPNQQKLVDLMAKNDMVFAVGPAGTGKTYTGVALAVKALKEKKVKRIILTRPAVEAGENLGFLPGDMKEKLDPYMQPLYDALRDMIPPEKLEDYILKGIVQIAPLAFMRGRTLDHAFVILDEAQNTTHSQMKMFLTRMGKSAKFMITGDPGQVDLPRRTISGLKEALLVLKDVEGIGIMYLDDKDVVRHKLVKKVIDAYKSIENHD from the coding sequence TTGAACGAAAGAATAATCGAATTAACAGACATTGCTCCAAAAGACTTTTGGGGAGCGCAAGATGCTCACTTAGAAACGATAAAAAAATACTACCCAAAACTTAAAATAGTTGCTCGTGGTACTACGCTGAAAGCTTTTGGCGAGAAAGAGATACTCGACGAGTTTGAAAAACGGTTTAAAAGGCTGATGTTACATTTTTCACGTTATAACAACATTGATGATAATGTTATAGAACGCGTTATACAAAGTGACCATACTGTAGAGCATATGAGCCCAAGTGATAACATATTAGTACACGGGTTAGGCGGAAAGCTAATAAAAGCGATGACGCCTAACCAGCAAAAGCTGGTAGACTTAATGGCTAAGAATGATATGGTTTTTGCTGTAGGTCCTGCTGGTACGGGTAAAACTTATACAGGTGTAGCACTTGCTGTAAAAGCATTAAAAGAAAAAAAGGTAAAGCGTATTATACTTACTCGTCCTGCGGTAGAGGCAGGGGAGAACCTCGGTTTCTTACCAGGAGATATGAAAGAGAAGCTAGACCCATATATGCAACCCTTATATGATGCGCTACGTGATATGATTCCGCCTGAAAAGCTGGAAGATTACATACTAAAAGGCATTGTACAAATTGCTCCTTTAGCATTTATGCGCGGACGTACATTAGATCACGCTTTTGTAATACTCGATGAGGCACAAAATACTACCCACTCGCAAATGAAAATGTTTTTAACTCGTATGGGTAAGAGTGCAAAATTTATGATTACAGGCGACCCAGGGCAGGTAGATTTACCACGCAGAACTATATCAGGACTAAAAGAAGCACTATTGGTACTTAAAGACGTAGAGGGTATAGGTATAATGTATCTTGACGATAAAGATGTGGTGCGTCACAAATTAGTCAAGAAAGTAATTGATGCTTATAAGTCTATTGAGAATCATGATTAG
- a CDS encoding class I SAM-dependent methyltransferase encodes MDINNEWNNIAKTRLLDRIEGNDLSYNEIFLPIIINKINSYDNVADILDFGCGTGELTFEISKQNFNVTGIDISENSIDIAKAFFKRSNLLFLNKSLSSLSYRSSFDLVVANMSLMDTKEISSNIIQIFDALKPKGKLLVIITHPCFWPIYWDYFSDDNFKYLEESAITQDYKTRNKVFKGFKTTHFHRPISFYVNLFVSANFNILNMQELGGLTDTVWYPRFLYFELGK; translated from the coding sequence ATGGATATAAATAATGAATGGAATAATATAGCAAAAACAAGACTTTTAGATCGTATAGAGGGTAATGATTTAAGTTACAATGAAATATTCTTACCCATTATTATTAATAAAATAAATTCCTATGATAATGTAGCGGATATTTTGGATTTTGGATGTGGTACTGGAGAATTAACTTTTGAAATTTCAAAACAAAATTTCAACGTTACTGGTATTGATATCAGTGAGAACTCAATTGATATAGCCAAAGCTTTCTTTAAAAGATCTAATTTATTATTCTTAAATAAGTCTTTATCTAGTTTGAGTTATCGTTCATCGTTCGATTTGGTTGTGGCGAATATGTCTTTAATGGATACAAAAGAAATAAGTTCTAACATTATACAAATCTTCGATGCATTAAAGCCAAAAGGTAAACTTTTAGTTATAATAACACACCCTTGTTTTTGGCCTATATATTGGGACTATTTTAGTGACGATAATTTTAAATATTTGGAAGAATCTGCTATTACGCAAGATTATAAAACAAGAAATAAAGTGTTTAAGGGATTTAAAACCACTCATTTCCATAGACCAATTAGTTTCTATGTCAACCTCTTTGTATCCGCAAATTTTAATATTCTAAACATGCAAGAACTAGGCGGCTTAACAGATACAGTTTGGTATCCGAGATTTTTGTATTTTGAATTAGGAAAATAA
- a CDS encoding M42 family metallopeptidase, translated as MASKSILNDNSINFLEKYLNNPSPTGFESGGQKIWMEYLKPYVDTFITDTYGTAVGVINPDAPYKVVIEGHSDEISWYVNYITDDGLIYVIRNGGSDHMIAPSKRVNIHTKKGIVKGVFGWPAIHTRKGENKDVAPKIENIFIDLGCDTKEAVEALGVHVGCVITYPDEFMVLNENKFVCRAIDNRIGGFMIAEVARLLKENKKTLPFGLYITNSVQEEVGLRGAEMITETIQPNAAIVTDVCHDSTTPMIDKHIEGETKIGKGPVVTYAPAVQNNLRELILDTATKNKIPFQRLASSRVTGTDTDAFAYSNGGVASALISLPLRYMHTTVEMVHRDDVENVIKLIYETLLNMENDATFSYFN; from the coding sequence ATGGCTTCAAAATCTATCTTAAACGATAATTCAATTAACTTTTTAGAAAAATATTTAAACAATCCATCGCCAACAGGATTTGAATCTGGAGGACAAAAAATATGGATGGAGTATCTAAAACCTTATGTAGATACATTTATTACAGATACTTATGGTACTGCTGTAGGCGTTATTAATCCCGATGCACCTTATAAAGTTGTTATAGAAGGACATTCTGACGAAATTTCTTGGTATGTAAACTATATTACTGATGATGGACTTATTTATGTTATTCGCAACGGAGGGTCTGACCACATGATTGCTCCGTCTAAGCGTGTCAATATCCATACCAAAAAAGGTATTGTAAAAGGCGTATTTGGTTGGCCTGCAATACATACCCGTAAAGGTGAAAATAAAGATGTAGCACCTAAAATAGAGAATATTTTTATTGACTTAGGTTGTGATACAAAAGAAGCCGTAGAAGCATTGGGTGTACATGTAGGCTGTGTTATTACGTATCCTGATGAATTTATGGTCTTAAACGAAAATAAATTTGTATGCCGTGCCATAGATAACCGTATTGGCGGATTTATGATTGCTGAAGTAGCACGTTTACTAAAAGAAAACAAAAAGACACTTCCGTTTGGTTTATATATTACCAACTCAGTACAAGAAGAAGTTGGACTTCGTGGTGCAGAAATGATAACCGAAACTATACAGCCTAATGCTGCTATTGTTACCGATGTATGTCATGATAGTACTACACCAATGATAGATAAACATATAGAAGGAGAAACAAAAATAGGTAAAGGTCCTGTTGTTACTTATGCTCCTGCTGTACAAAATAACCTACGTGAATTAATCCTAGATACTGCTACTAAAAATAAAATTCCTTTTCAAAGGTTGGCCTCATCGCGTGTTACTGGCACAGATACTGATGCTTTTGCATACAGTAACGGTGGTGTAGCATCGGCATTAATATCGCTACCATTACGCTATATGCATACTACAGTAGAAATGGTTCATCGTGATGATGTTGAAAATGTAATTAAACTGATTTATGAAACTTTATTAAATATGGAAAATGATGCTACATTTTCTTATTTCAACTAA
- a CDS encoding DUF4294 domain-containing protein gives MKIRLILFFVLVCAINVHAQGVVTDTIKGSVENDSIVFSVQMEEVFISNVKDTVSAEERKRLLILRRRVLKVYPYAKIAADRLTLLNANMAKLKTKKEKKKYSKIVQKYLEEEFEAQLKKLSRKDGQILVKLIYRQTGHTTFDLIKEYKSGWKAFWSTRIANMFDIDLKRTYSPAEVPEDYHIEGFLLKAFKEYRLQRQDPAFTIDYATITKEWRKKEQ, from the coding sequence ATGAAAATACGTTTGATATTATTTTTTGTGTTGGTATGTGCTATAAATGTACATGCACAAGGAGTTGTGACTGATACTATAAAGGGTAGTGTTGAAAACGATTCTATAGTGTTTAGCGTACAAATGGAAGAGGTTTTTATCTCTAACGTGAAAGACACTGTTTCTGCCGAAGAGCGTAAAAGATTACTCATATTAAGGCGTAGGGTGCTAAAAGTGTATCCTTATGCTAAAATAGCAGCCGATAGGTTAACATTACTAAATGCTAATATGGCTAAATTAAAAACTAAAAAAGAAAAGAAGAAATATTCTAAAATAGTACAAAAGTATCTTGAAGAAGAGTTTGAAGCACAGCTAAAAAAATTATCTCGTAAAGATGGACAAATACTTGTAAAATTGATATACCGGCAAACAGGTCACACTACCTTTGACCTGATAAAAGAATATAAAAGTGGCTGGAAAGCTTTTTGGTCTACTAGAATTGCCAATATGTTTGATATTGACCTAAAAAGGACATACAGTCCTGCTGAAGTACCAGAAGATTATCATATAGAAGGCTTTTTATTAAAAGCTTTTAAAGAATACAGGTTACAACGACAAGATCCTGCTTTTACTATAGACTATGCAACTATAACAAAAGAATGGCGCAAAAAAGAACAATAA
- a CDS encoding nucleotide pyrophosphohydrolase, with amino-acid sequence MKKLIESIIKFRDDRNWNQFHNVKDLLLGLNIEVAELQEIFLWSENVDSVDKQKIEGEVSDVFIFLVYICDHYKINFKDAIQKKLEVHKSHYPIDKSRNNTNKYNNLNG; translated from the coding sequence ATGAAAAAATTAATTGAGAGTATTATCAAATTTAGGGATGATAGAAATTGGAATCAATTTCATAATGTTAAAGATTTATTACTTGGGCTAAATATTGAAGTCGCTGAATTACAAGAAATTTTCTTGTGGTCTGAGAATGTTGACAGTGTCGATAAACAAAAGATTGAAGGTGAGGTTTCGGATGTTTTTATATTTTTAGTTTATATATGTGACCATTATAAAATCAATTTTAAAGATGCAATTCAAAAGAAGTTAGAAGTACATAAAAGCCATTATCCGATTGATAAATCGAGAAATAATACTAATAAATATAATAACTTAAATGGATAA
- a CDS encoding phosphoribosylaminoimidazolesuccinocarboxamide synthase produces MSNTITSTDFNFPNQKSVYRGKVREVYNINDELLVMIATDRLSAFDVVMPKGIPYKGQILNQIATKFMRLTEDVVPNWLLDTPDPNVAVGYVCEPFKVEMVIRGYLSGHAAREYTAGKRELCGVTMPEGLKENDKFPSPIITPTTKADNGEHDMDISREAILANGVVSEEDYIVLEKYTRDLFQRGTEIAASRGLILVDTKYEFGRTKDGRIVLIDEIHTPDSSRYFYAEGYQERQDNNETQKQLSKEFVRQWLIANDFQGKEGQQIPNMDDAYIASVSERYIELYEKIIGEEFIKADISDINNRIEKNVLAFLNK; encoded by the coding sequence ATGAGCAATACTATAACCAGTACAGATTTTAATTTCCCAAATCAAAAATCGGTTTACCGAGGCAAAGTAAGAGAGGTATATAACATTAACGATGAGCTTTTGGTGATGATAGCTACCGATAGACTTTCGGCGTTTGATGTAGTTATGCCAAAAGGTATTCCCTACAAAGGGCAAATACTTAACCAGATAGCGACTAAGTTTATGCGCCTTACCGAAGATGTAGTGCCTAACTGGCTTCTTGATACACCAGACCCAAATGTAGCTGTGGGATATGTATGCGAACCGTTTAAAGTAGAGATGGTTATACGTGGTTATCTTTCAGGGCACGCTGCACGTGAGTATACAGCAGGTAAGAGAGAGCTGTGTGGTGTAACAATGCCAGAAGGACTAAAAGAGAATGATAAGTTCCCATCGCCTATAATAACGCCTACTACCAAAGCAGATAATGGCGAGCATGATATGGATATTTCTCGGGAGGCTATTTTGGCTAATGGAGTGGTGAGTGAAGAAGATTACATAGTGCTTGAAAAATATACCCGTGATTTATTCCAAAGAGGTACAGAGATTGCTGCATCACGTGGGTTGATATTAGTAGATACTAAATATGAATTTGGGCGTACTAAAGATGGTAGAATTGTATTGATAGATGAGATACACACCCCCGATTCTTCACGTTATTTTTATGCTGAAGGATATCAGGAACGCCAAGACAATAATGAAACTCAAAAACAACTTAGTAAAGAGTTTGTAAGGCAATGGCTTATTGCTAATGATTTTCAGGGTAAAGAGGGACAACAAATACCTAATATGGATGATGCTTATATAGCAAGTGTATCGGAACGCTATATAGAGCTGTATGAAAAAATTATTGGAGAAGAGTTTATAAAAGCCGATATATCTGATATTAATAACCGAATAGAAAAAAATGTACTTGCATTTTTAAATAAATAA
- a CDS encoding SAM hydrolase/SAM-dependent halogenase family protein: MSIITLTTDFGLKDHFVGALKGKILSEYREATVVDISHHIDLFNILEASYIIEAAYANFPKGTVHLIGVDAERTKENRHIAMQWNDHYFICSDNGILSILIQKIVPQKIVEITIHDRFGEETTEMDVFVKVAAHIARGGLLNVIGREISEIKKINQLQPIISNNNATIKGYVVYIDHFGNCVTNITKRLFKEIGHGRDYEITFNNKIIKSIKNGYSDFKIKEGFSLKDYEGEKLALFNEAGFLEIAIYRSNPSTVGTARSLLGLKYRDAVSIVFR; the protein is encoded by the coding sequence ATGTCAATAATTACCCTCACAACCGACTTTGGACTAAAAGACCATTTTGTAGGTGCCCTAAAGGGAAAAATACTCTCTGAATACAGAGAGGCTACCGTTGTTGACATATCTCATCATATCGACTTATTTAATATTCTTGAAGCTAGTTATATTATAGAGGCTGCCTATGCTAATTTCCCTAAAGGCACAGTACACTTAATAGGCGTAGATGCCGAACGTACTAAAGAAAACAGGCATATAGCCATGCAATGGAACGATCATTATTTCATTTGTTCGGATAATGGAATACTTAGCATATTAATACAAAAAATTGTTCCGCAAAAAATTGTAGAAATAACGATACATGACCGCTTTGGCGAAGAAACTACCGAAATGGATGTTTTTGTAAAAGTTGCAGCACATATAGCTCGTGGCGGATTACTAAACGTAATAGGTAGAGAAATAAGTGAAATAAAAAAAATAAATCAGCTACAACCTATTATTAGTAATAACAATGCTACAATAAAAGGATATGTAGTGTATATAGACCATTTTGGTAACTGTGTAACTAATATTACCAAACGATTGTTTAAAGAAATAGGACACGGTCGTGATTATGAAATAACTTTTAATAATAAAATTATAAAGAGTATCAAGAACGGCTATTCGGACTTTAAAATAAAAGAAGGGTTTTCATTAAAAGATTATGAAGGTGAAAAACTTGCTCTTTTTAACGAAGCTGGTTTTCTAGAAATAGCGATATACCGCAGTAACCCATCTACTGTTGGTACAGCACGGTCATTACTAGGTTTAAAATATAGAGATGCAGTAAGTATCGTTTTCAGATAA
- a CDS encoding ankyrin repeat domain-containing protein — MKKTIIYLSLALVAFSSATFASNVKTGTSFELVAEYNMTTPLGMAICKGDIETVKKFIEYGASVNERSNGLTPLMLAARYNQAEIIKVLLDNGANLELEDERGFTALKYAELSNAKEAFSILKEA, encoded by the coding sequence ATGAAAAAAACGATCATTTATTTAAGTCTAGCTCTTGTAGCTTTTAGTAGTGCCACATTTGCATCAAATGTTAAAACTGGAACAAGTTTTGAATTAGTAGCCGAATACAATATGACCACACCATTAGGTATGGCAATATGTAAAGGAGACATTGAGACGGTAAAGAAATTTATAGAATATGGGGCAAGTGTAAACGAAAGGTCTAACGGATTAACTCCACTTATGTTAGCTGCACGTTATAATCAAGCAGAAATTATTAAAGTTTTACTTGATAACGGTGCTAATTTAGAATTAGAAGACGAAAGAGGTTTTACAGCCTTAAAATATGCTGAATTATCTAATGCTAAAGAGGCTTTCTCTATATTAAAGGAAGCATAA